The proteins below are encoded in one region of Paenacidovorax monticola:
- the cobO gene encoding cob(I)yrinic acid a,c-diamide adenosyltransferase gives MNPNRKESTMQIEQAPTEKRYEKPEGERRGIVIVNTGDGKGKSTAAFGLALRAHGRGKAVKIFQFMKVPTARFGEHRMFEQIGLPIEGLGDGFSWKSKDLEHSAQLARDGWEKARAAILSGEHFLVVLDEITYPLIYGWLPLEGVLETLKSRPRDVHVCLTGRRCPEEIIEIADTVTEMKLIKHAFKAGVPAQRGIED, from the coding sequence CTGAACCCGAACCGGAAGGAGTCCACCATGCAGATCGAACAAGCCCCCACCGAGAAGCGCTACGAGAAGCCCGAGGGCGAGCGCCGCGGCATCGTCATCGTCAACACCGGCGACGGCAAGGGCAAGAGCACGGCGGCCTTCGGCCTCGCGCTGCGCGCCCATGGCCGGGGCAAGGCCGTGAAGATCTTCCAGTTCATGAAGGTGCCCACGGCGCGTTTCGGCGAGCACCGCATGTTCGAGCAGATCGGCCTGCCCATCGAAGGCCTGGGCGACGGCTTCAGCTGGAAGAGCAAGGACCTGGAGCATTCGGCCCAGCTCGCACGCGACGGCTGGGAGAAGGCGCGCGCCGCCATCCTCTCGGGCGAGCATTTCCTCGTGGTGCTCGACGAGATCACCTACCCGCTGATCTACGGCTGGCTGCCGCTCGAGGGCGTGCTGGAGACGCTCAAGAGCCGCCCGCGCGACGTGCATGTGTGCCTCACGGGCCGGCGCTGCCCCGAGGAAATCATCGAGATCGCCGACACGGTGACCGAGATGAAGCTCATCAAGCACGCCTTCAAGGCGGGCGTGCCTGCCCAGCGCGGCA